From Sphingomonas bisphenolicum, one genomic window encodes:
- a CDS encoding TetR/AcrR family transcriptional regulator, which translates to MTVKEKSKGRGRPRAFDREAALDQAQALFHAQGYDGVGVAALAQAMGVNPPSLYAAFGSKAALFDEVLGRYARNGLPIDMLLAPGAPPAAALGALLHEAARIYAADPQTAGCMVLEGARGADAEAACCARNWKAASAQRVRDFLTPTHADKAEVVADYMVTVMSGLSADARAGTPADRLVAVAHMAELAIAAVLAER; encoded by the coding sequence GTGACTGTTAAAGAAAAATCGAAAGGCCGCGGCCGCCCCCGCGCCTTCGACCGGGAAGCCGCGCTGGATCAGGCGCAGGCGCTGTTCCACGCGCAGGGCTATGACGGGGTCGGCGTGGCCGCGCTGGCGCAGGCGATGGGCGTCAATCCGCCCAGCCTCTATGCCGCCTTCGGCAGCAAGGCCGCCTTGTTCGACGAGGTGCTGGGCCGTTACGCCCGCAACGGCCTGCCGATCGACATGTTGCTGGCACCCGGCGCGCCACCCGCCGCCGCACTCGGCGCACTGCTGCACGAAGCCGCACGCATCTATGCCGCCGACCCGCAGACGGCCGGCTGCATGGTGCTGGAGGGCGCGCGCGGCGCGGATGCCGAAGCGGCCTGCTGCGCCCGCAACTGGAAGGCTGCGAGCGCGCAGCGGGTGCGTGACTTCCTCACCCCGACCCATGCCGACAAGGCAGAAGTCGTGGCGGATTACATGGTGACGGTCATGTCCGGCCTGTCTGCAGATGCGCGCGCGGGAACGCCCGCTGATCGGCTGGTCGCGGTCGCGCACATGGCGGAACTGGCGATCGCCGCCGTGCTGGCCGAACGTTAA
- the bdcA gene encoding SDR family oxidoreductase — MTDFTSKKTLVLGGSRGIGAAIVRRFAADGAQVAFTYAGSHDAAQALAADSGASAIRSDAADRTAVIDVVAAQGPLDILVVNAGAAILGDPLEQDADAIDRMIDLNVRAPYHAAVEAARRMPDGGRIIVIGSVNGDRMPFEGGAAYALTKSALQGMARGLARDFGARGITVNVIQPGPTNTDMNPADGPMASLMHGFMAIKRHATGEEIAGLAAYLAGPEAGIITGAMHTIDGGFGA; from the coding sequence ATGACTGATTTCACCTCGAAGAAGACCCTCGTTCTCGGCGGCAGCCGCGGCATCGGCGCCGCCATCGTACGGCGTTTCGCGGCCGACGGTGCGCAGGTGGCCTTCACCTATGCCGGGTCGCATGACGCCGCGCAGGCGCTGGCCGCAGACTCCGGGGCCAGCGCGATCCGCTCCGACGCGGCCGATCGCACGGCGGTGATCGATGTCGTCGCAGCGCAGGGGCCGCTCGACATATTGGTGGTCAACGCCGGCGCCGCCATCCTGGGCGATCCGCTGGAACAGGATGCCGACGCGATCGACCGGATGATCGACCTCAACGTCCGCGCGCCTTACCACGCCGCGGTCGAAGCGGCGCGGCGCATGCCCGACGGCGGGCGCATCATCGTGATCGGATCGGTCAATGGCGATCGGATGCCGTTCGAGGGCGGGGCGGCCTATGCGCTGACCAAATCGGCGCTGCAGGGCATGGCCCGCGGACTCGCCCGCGATTTCGGCGCACGCGGCATCACCGTCAACGTCATCCAGCCCGGCCCGACCAATACCGACATGAATCCGGCCGATGGCCCGATGGCCAGCCTGATGCATGGCTTCATGGCGATCAAGCGTCATGCCACGGGGGAAGAGATTGCCGGCCTGGCGGCCTATCTGGCGGGACCGGAAGCTGGCATCATCACCGGCGCGATGCATACGATCGACGGCGGCTTCGGCGCCTGA
- a CDS encoding amidohydrolase gives MRHALTAVLAAASLSSIATAQTVPTPPPAQSAIGAAVAKDMDGLMTLYRDLHANPELSLQEVNTAAKLAKRLKALKFDVTEKVGGTGVVAVMKNGSGPTLLIRADMDGLPVVEQTGLEFASKVRTKTPEGVETGVMHACGHDTHMTAFIETAKLLAARKDAWKGTLVMILQPAEEVGKGARMMLEDGLYTRFPKPTHAIAFHDAANMAAGQIGYTPGYALANVDSVDILVKGLGGHGAYPQTTRDPIVLASRIVTSLQTLVSREQDPQDPAVVTVGSFQAGAKHNIIPDEAKLLLTIRSYSDETRAKLIEGIRRISRGEAIAAGVPEDRMPVVSVKDEFTPSTFNPPEFAEQMAGLLKGHFPDGRVVKTSAVMGGEDFSRFYRADKSINSFIFWVGGVPADKLAAAQAGQTSLPSLHSPFWAPEADKVIATASEAMTVLALDILKKQ, from the coding sequence ATGCGCCATGCGCTCACGGCCGTTCTGGCCGCAGCCAGCCTTTCGTCCATCGCCACCGCCCAGACCGTGCCGACCCCGCCGCCCGCGCAGAGCGCCATCGGCGCGGCGGTGGCCAAGGACATGGACGGGCTGATGACGCTCTATCGCGACCTGCACGCCAATCCCGAACTGTCGTTGCAGGAAGTCAACACCGCGGCCAAGCTCGCCAAGCGCCTGAAGGCGCTCAAGTTCGACGTCACCGAAAAGGTCGGCGGCACCGGCGTCGTTGCGGTGATGAAAAACGGGTCCGGCCCGACGCTGCTGATCCGCGCCGACATGGACGGGCTGCCCGTGGTCGAGCAGACGGGGCTTGAGTTCGCGTCCAAGGTCCGCACCAAGACGCCCGAAGGGGTCGAGACCGGCGTCATGCACGCCTGCGGCCACGATACCCATATGACCGCCTTCATCGAGACGGCCAAGCTGCTCGCCGCCCGCAAGGATGCGTGGAAAGGCACACTGGTCATGATCCTGCAACCGGCCGAGGAAGTGGGCAAGGGCGCGCGAATGATGCTGGAGGACGGACTCTACACCCGCTTCCCCAAGCCGACCCATGCCATCGCCTTTCACGACGCGGCCAATATGGCGGCGGGCCAGATCGGCTATACGCCCGGCTATGCGCTGGCCAATGTCGACAGCGTCGATATCTTGGTGAAGGGATTGGGCGGTCATGGCGCCTATCCGCAGACGACCCGCGACCCGATCGTGCTGGCGTCGCGCATCGTCACTTCGCTCCAGACTCTGGTCAGCCGCGAACAAGACCCGCAAGACCCCGCCGTCGTGACCGTCGGCAGCTTCCAGGCCGGGGCCAAGCATAATATCATCCCCGACGAAGCGAAGCTGCTGCTGACCATCCGCAGCTATTCGGACGAGACGCGCGCCAAGCTGATCGAAGGGATCAGGCGGATCAGTCGCGGCGAGGCGATCGCGGCGGGCGTGCCGGAGGACCGGATGCCGGTGGTGAGCGTGAAGGACGAGTTCACCCCCTCCACCTTCAACCCGCCGGAATTCGCCGAACAGATGGCCGGCCTGCTCAAAGGCCATTTCCCCGACGGCCGTGTAGTCAAGACGAGCGCGGTGATGGGCGGCGAGGATTTCAGCCGCTTCTACCGCGCCGACAAGAGCATCAACAGCTTCATATTCTGGGTCGGCGGCGTCCCGGCCGACAAGCTGGCGGCGGCGCAGGCAGGGCAGACCAGCCTGCCCTCGCTGCACAGCCCCTTCTGGGCGCCGGAAGCCGACAAGGTGATCGCGACCGCCAGCGAAGCCATGACCGTGCTGGCGCTCGACATATTGAAGAAACAGTGA
- a CDS encoding 3-hydroxybutyrate dehydrogenase, translated as MSKSESGKSLAGKTALITGSTSGIGLAYAKALAGEGANVVINGFGDADGIEKERVGLEALSGAKALYSGHDLTKVEQIEAMMKDAADTFGGVDILINNAGMQHVAPVEDFPVDKWNLIIALNLNSAFHTSRLAIPYMKSKKWGRIIQTASAHSLTASPFKSAYVTAKHGLAGFTKTVALEVATDGITANCISPGYVWTPLVENQIPDTMKARNMTREQVMNDVLLAGQPTKQFVTVEQVAAMALFLCSDAAANITGANMSIDGGWTAQ; from the coding sequence ATGAGCAAGTCGGAGTCTGGAAAGTCCTTGGCGGGCAAGACCGCGCTGATCACCGGGTCCACATCCGGCATCGGCCTGGCCTATGCCAAGGCGCTGGCCGGCGAAGGCGCCAATGTCGTCATCAACGGGTTCGGCGACGCCGATGGAATCGAGAAGGAGCGCGTCGGGCTGGAGGCGCTGAGCGGCGCCAAGGCGCTCTATTCGGGCCACGACCTGACCAAGGTGGAACAGATCGAGGCGATGATGAAGGACGCCGCCGACACATTCGGCGGGGTCGACATCCTGATCAACAATGCCGGAATGCAGCATGTCGCACCGGTGGAGGATTTCCCGGTCGACAAGTGGAACCTCATCATCGCGCTGAACCTCAACAGCGCCTTCCACACCAGCCGGCTCGCCATTCCCTATATGAAATCGAAGAAATGGGGACGCATCATCCAGACCGCATCGGCCCATTCGCTGACCGCATCGCCGTTCAAAAGCGCCTATGTGACAGCGAAACACGGGCTGGCGGGCTTCACCAAGACGGTGGCGCTGGAAGTGGCGACCGACGGCATCACCGCCAATTGCATCTCGCCCGGCTATGTCTGGACGCCGCTGGTGGAAAACCAGATCCCCGATACGATGAAGGCGCGGAACATGACGCGCGAGCAGGTCATGAACGACGTGCTGCTGGCCGGCCAGCCGACCAAGCAGTTCGTGACGGTCGAGCAGGTCGCCGCCATGGCGCTGTTCCTGTGCAGCGATGCCGCGGCCAACATCACCGGCGCCAATATGAGCATCGATGGCGGCTGGACCGCACAATAG